The following are from one region of the Acidimicrobiia bacterium genome:
- a CDS encoding alpha/beta hydrolase: MTSHRVSSSDGTEIVYHDLGGSGPTLLFAHATGFHGKVWLPIANALADSFHCYTVDMRAHGDSRASLPPGFNWQQFGRDIGAVIEALGSPQPLFGVGHSKGGAALMLAEYSHPGTFAALYCFEPIVFPKAHTDVAEAAENPMAQGARKRRHVFDSRQAAYDNYAQKPPFNALDPEVLQAYVDYGFVDLADGSVELKCQGDDEAVIYGTSGTHGLFEHLSEMSVPITVARGEESHTAAAANLIVAAMPNATLEEHPEVGHFGPLEDPSRFAARIRLAFGV; encoded by the coding sequence GTGACATCACACCGTGTATCTTCGAGCGATGGCACCGAAATTGTCTATCACGATCTAGGTGGCAGTGGGCCGACACTATTGTTTGCTCATGCCACCGGATTTCACGGCAAGGTTTGGCTGCCCATAGCGAACGCCCTGGCCGATTCGTTTCATTGTTACACTGTCGACATGCGTGCCCACGGAGATAGCCGTGCGAGCTTGCCGCCGGGGTTCAATTGGCAACAATTCGGCCGCGACATCGGTGCTGTTATCGAGGCACTGGGGTCTCCCCAACCACTGTTTGGGGTTGGGCATTCTAAGGGTGGCGCCGCCTTAATGTTGGCCGAATACAGCCATCCTGGCACCTTTGCGGCCTTGTATTGTTTCGAGCCGATTGTGTTTCCTAAGGCCCACACCGATGTAGCAGAAGCGGCCGAGAACCCTATGGCTCAAGGGGCGCGCAAGCGCCGTCACGTTTTTGATTCCCGCCAGGCTGCCTACGACAACTATGCCCAAAAGCCTCCATTTAACGCCCTAGACCCCGAAGTTTTACAAGCCTATGTAGATTACGGTTTTGTTGACCTGGCTGACGGTAGCGTCGAGCTCAAATGTCAGGGCGATGACGAAGCCGTTATTTATGGCACTAGCGGTACCCATGGACTTTTCGAACACCTAAGTGAAATGTCGGTGCCGATCACAGTAGCTCGAGGTGAAGAGAGCCACACCGCGGCCGCCGCTAACTTGATCGTGGCGGCAATGCCTAATGCCACTCTCGAAGAGCACCCCGAGGTGGGGCATTTTGGGCCTCTTGAAGATCCAAGTAGATTCGCGGCACGGATTCGACTCGCTTTTGGCGTTTAG
- a CDS encoding SRPBCC family protein, with protein MHSHSDRDQAWASIEIEARPEQVFHYLRQPAHHAEISGDQSVKAAIFGPTELSNGDRFGMSMKMFGVRYKMTSRVVEFELNHNIAWAHFGGHRWRYTIRELPSGHSLVTETFDLSTSKAPWALRLAGFPKRHEGNITASLENLKRLVEAEA; from the coding sequence ATGCATAGCCACAGCGATCGCGACCAAGCCTGGGCATCCATCGAAATTGAGGCCAGACCAGAGCAGGTTTTTCATTACCTACGCCAACCTGCTCACCACGCCGAAATTTCGGGGGATCAAAGCGTGAAGGCAGCTATTTTCGGGCCGACCGAACTTTCTAACGGTGATCGCTTTGGCATGTCGATGAAAATGTTCGGTGTGCGCTACAAGATGACCTCTCGTGTGGTTGAATTCGAGCTGAATCACAACATCGCTTGGGCACACTTTGGTGGTCATCGTTGGCGCTACACGATTCGTGAACTGCCTTCGGGCCACTCACTGGTCACCGAAACTTTCGATCTATCAACCTCGAAAGCCCCTTGGGCCTTGCGATTGGCCGGTTTCCCCAAACGTCATGAAGGCAACATCACTGCCTCGTTGGAAAACCTAAAACGCCTGGTTGAGGCCGAGGCATAA
- a CDS encoding DsbA family protein, whose translation MSSFTVTFDYRCPFARIAHLHILDGLAQGADWKVHFSPFSLTQAKVEESDPGCAWQDTESDTGLLALEVSMAVRDHFPEAFNDLHRNLFNLRHVDFGSLASRDDLSGAIEGSGLSAKEVFELVDTKEALKTVQREHEASVAENSVWGVPTFIANGQAAFVRLMDEPSADGKPAIEVVNNIINMLQEWPQLNEFKHTTLDR comes from the coding sequence ATGTCTTCTTTTACAGTGACCTTTGATTATCGCTGCCCTTTCGCTCGAATTGCTCACCTTCATATCCTTGACGGCTTAGCCCAGGGAGCCGACTGGAAAGTTCACTTCAGCCCGTTTTCGCTTACGCAAGCGAAAGTCGAAGAAAGCGACCCGGGCTGTGCCTGGCAAGACACCGAATCCGACACTGGACTCTTAGCGCTAGAGGTGTCTATGGCGGTACGGGACCATTTTCCAGAGGCCTTCAACGACCTACATCGCAACCTGTTTAACCTGCGACATGTAGATTTCGGAAGCTTGGCTAGTCGCGACGACCTGAGCGGTGCCATTGAAGGTTCTGGATTATCCGCGAAAGAGGTTTTTGAGCTCGTCGACACGAAAGAAGCCTTAAAGACCGTGCAGCGCGAGCATGAAGCTTCCGTGGCCGAGAACTCGGTTTGGGGTGTGCCGACCTTTATCGCAAATGGTCAGGCCGCGTTCGTACGGCTAATGGATGAACCATCGGCTGATGGTAAGCCTGCCATTGAGGTTGTGAACAACATCATCAACATGTTGCAGGAATGGCCACAACTGAACGAGTTCAAACACACCACATTAGATCGCTAG
- a CDS encoding LLM class F420-dependent oxidoreductase: MSRYGMTVPFGGVPLGEQREWFEELVDLGYTDAWSAEADGADGFTPLALASVWAPSLRLGTAIIPAYTRGPACFAQSVGSMAQAAPGRFAIGIGSSSNVIVEGWNGIPFEEPYQQVQAMVRFLRDSLTGEKVTKDYGRFSVRSFRLGVVPPQPVPILVAALRSGMLRLAGREGDGAIINWLSPDDVLTVVPEVHAGAQQAGATAEEATQKEIVARIFVIPNPDAEVARGVARRLIASYLNVPVYADFHRWLGREEELTPMWELWSAGDRAEALEAIPDHVVDALVVHGTPEACKETIGRYMENGVTTPALAVIPVGVDLRESIRALAPS, translated from the coding sequence ATGAGTCGTTATGGAATGACGGTGCCATTTGGCGGAGTGCCTTTGGGGGAACAACGAGAATGGTTTGAAGAGCTGGTAGATCTTGGCTACACCGACGCCTGGTCGGCTGAAGCCGACGGTGCTGACGGCTTCACCCCATTGGCTTTAGCTTCGGTTTGGGCGCCGAGCCTGCGTCTAGGTACAGCCATTATCCCTGCTTACACCCGTGGACCGGCTTGTTTCGCGCAAAGTGTTGGGTCAATGGCTCAAGCTGCCCCCGGACGTTTCGCCATCGGAATTGGTTCTTCGTCGAATGTGATCGTGGAAGGTTGGAACGGGATCCCCTTCGAAGAGCCATACCAGCAGGTTCAAGCCATGGTACGATTCCTAAGAGATTCCCTAACCGGTGAAAAGGTTACGAAAGATTACGGACGCTTTTCGGTAAGGAGTTTCCGACTAGGAGTAGTGCCACCACAACCAGTGCCGATTTTGGTGGCGGCGCTACGTTCAGGAATGTTGCGCTTGGCGGGTCGAGAAGGCGATGGCGCCATTATCAACTGGCTTTCGCCCGACGATGTTCTAACGGTGGTGCCCGAGGTGCATGCTGGCGCACAACAGGCGGGTGCGACGGCTGAAGAAGCCACCCAAAAAGAGATCGTGGCCCGCATCTTCGTGATTCCTAACCCCGACGCCGAAGTGGCCCGTGGGGTGGCCCGCCGCTTAATCGCCTCATATCTGAATGTGCCCGTTTATGCCGATTTCCACCGGTGGCTCGGCCGAGAAGAAGAGCTCACCCCAATGTGGGAGCTTTGGAGTGCTGGTGACCGCGCTGAGGCCTTAGAGGCTATTCCCGACCATGTGGTGGATGCTTTGGTGGTGCATGGAACGCCCGAGGCTTGCAAAGAAACCATCGGGCGCTACATGGAAAATGGGGTCACCACCCCGGCACTTGCGGTGATTCCCGTAGGGGTTGACCTACGAGAAAGCATTCGGGCGCTGGCGCCCAGCTAA
- a CDS encoding nitroreductase family protein — MAFEFDLEQTDHLLTTTRAVRKRLDFDTPVPRELIADCLRVAIQAPTGGNTQRWRWIVIDDPAKKQALADMYREGWGPYLQQSKQTRKDQGLNPETRVSDSADYLADRLHEVPAMLIPCLLDRGNGPGYWGSVLPAAWSFMLAARSRGLGTALTTIHLFKEQEAAELLGIPNTVSQAALIPIGYYTGDDFKEAKRRPVEEITYWNEWKQTDIGA, encoded by the coding sequence ATGGCTTTTGAATTCGATTTGGAACAAACAGATCATCTGTTGACCACGACGCGAGCCGTGCGCAAGCGGCTCGACTTCGACACGCCGGTGCCTCGGGAACTAATTGCCGATTGTTTACGGGTAGCAATACAGGCCCCGACAGGTGGCAACACGCAGCGTTGGCGTTGGATTGTTATAGACGACCCAGCCAAGAAACAGGCCTTGGCTGATATGTACCGCGAAGGCTGGGGGCCGTATCTGCAACAGTCAAAGCAGACTCGCAAAGATCAGGGTCTCAACCCCGAAACCAGGGTTTCTGATTCTGCGGATTATTTAGCCGATCGACTCCATGAAGTGCCCGCCATGTTGATTCCATGCCTTCTAGATCGTGGGAACGGCCCTGGATATTGGGGTTCGGTGTTACCCGCTGCGTGGAGTTTTATGTTGGCGGCGCGCAGCCGTGGGCTAGGCACCGCGCTAACCACTATCCATTTGTTCAAAGAACAAGAAGCCGCCGAGCTGTTGGGTATTCCCAACACGGTCAGCCAAGCGGCTCTCATTCCCATTGGGTACTACACCGGCGATGACTTTAAGGAAGCCAAACGCCGTCCGGTAGAAGAAATCACCTATTGGAACGAGTGGAAACAAACCGACATCGGCGCTTAG
- a CDS encoding acyl-CoA dehydrogenase family protein, with amino-acid sequence MDFELPSDDDPRRLEIREWLARNPNPTGKELAEAGLVAPHWPKPYGLDAAPMHQLIIDEELKSAGVARPSNTIGIGWAGPTILHAGTEEQKSRYLPPLLSGEEIWCQLFSEPEAGSDLASLRTTATKDGDTWVINGQKIWNSGAHASKFGILIARTNADVPKHQGISYFICPMDAPGVEVRPIVDMTSGHTFNEVFLTDVRLGADALVGEENRGWALAKVTLGNERVSLSSGGALWGMGPTAEDLLDVVRKSGGCTDPIMRQELAALHIESELLRLIRLRTLTAAIKGEAPGPEASIRKILADEHGQRIMGAAKSLTGAGGMLSSHGPMGDEPALWHYGFLFGPALTVGGGTGEVQRNIIAERVLGLPHDPGA; translated from the coding sequence GTGGATTTTGAACTGCCTAGCGACGATGATCCTCGTCGACTAGAGATACGTGAATGGTTGGCGAGGAACCCTAATCCAACCGGTAAAGAATTGGCGGAAGCAGGCCTGGTAGCACCTCATTGGCCCAAACCATATGGGCTTGATGCCGCGCCAATGCATCAGCTAATTATCGATGAGGAGTTGAAATCGGCCGGGGTGGCGCGGCCGAGCAACACCATTGGCATTGGTTGGGCTGGTCCCACCATCTTGCATGCCGGAACAGAGGAGCAAAAAAGCAGATATTTGCCTCCGCTGCTCTCCGGTGAAGAGATTTGGTGCCAACTCTTCAGCGAACCTGAAGCAGGTTCCGATTTAGCTTCGCTTCGAACTACCGCCACCAAAGATGGCGACACTTGGGTCATCAACGGCCAGAAGATTTGGAACTCGGGTGCGCACGCCTCGAAATTTGGCATTCTGATTGCCCGCACTAACGCCGATGTGCCCAAACATCAAGGTATTTCATACTTTATCTGCCCTATGGATGCACCGGGGGTAGAAGTGCGACCAATCGTTGACATGACCAGTGGCCATACCTTCAACGAAGTATTTCTTACCGATGTTCGTCTCGGCGCCGATGCCCTGGTGGGTGAAGAGAACCGTGGTTGGGCGCTTGCCAAGGTAACGCTAGGCAACGAGCGGGTTTCGCTTTCTAGCGGAGGTGCCTTGTGGGGTATGGGTCCCACCGCTGAAGATCTCTTGGATGTAGTGCGAAAATCTGGAGGCTGCACTGATCCGATCATGCGCCAAGAATTGGCTGCACTTCACATTGAATCGGAACTGCTGCGCCTAATTCGATTGCGTACTTTAACGGCGGCCATCAAGGGCGAAGCTCCGGGGCCCGAGGCGTCCATCCGCAAGATCTTGGCTGATGAGCATGGTCAACGCATCATGGGTGCTGCCAAGTCCTTGACCGGTGCCGGCGGCATGTTGTCGAGCCATGGACCAATGGGCGACGAACCTGCGTTGTGGCATTATGGCTTCTTGTTCGGCCCGGCCTTAACCGTGGGTGGTGGAACCGGTGAGGTGCAACGCAACATTATTGCCGAGCGCGTTTTAGGCCTTCCCCACGATCCTGGCGCATAA
- a CDS encoding enoyl-CoA hydratase-related protein, translating to MYEDILYEVQDGMGLITLNRPQQLNAWGGKMATEMRQAVESAANDPEVVAIVITGAGKGFCAGADLSSLTNLVSANQGETTDGDDPAAAISAELSGGAKDNGAGDDGDASDAGEDVVTNNFAGAYTYLMAVEKPVIAAINGAVAGMAVPMVLSCDLRFMADEAVIVTAFVQRGLIAEFGTSWLLARQVGPAHALDMLFSSRKVDGQEAARMGFVNRSMPLEELMPYVRDYVSGLARMSSPSSMAVMKRQVYSQLHDGLGAAERESLALMAQSFRRPDFAEGVKSFLEQREPQFNRLPVAEG from the coding sequence GTGTACGAAGATATTCTGTATGAAGTTCAAGACGGAATGGGCCTTATTACGCTAAACCGCCCCCAACAGCTAAACGCTTGGGGCGGCAAGATGGCCACCGAAATGCGCCAAGCCGTAGAGTCGGCTGCCAATGACCCTGAGGTAGTGGCCATTGTTATTACCGGCGCTGGCAAAGGCTTTTGCGCTGGGGCCGACCTTTCCTCGTTAACCAATTTAGTAAGCGCCAACCAGGGCGAAACCACCGACGGGGACGATCCAGCGGCAGCGATTTCGGCGGAACTGAGCGGCGGCGCGAAAGACAACGGGGCTGGCGACGATGGCGACGCTAGCGACGCTGGCGAGGACGTCGTAACAAATAATTTTGCTGGCGCGTATACCTATTTGATGGCGGTCGAAAAGCCCGTTATTGCGGCGATTAACGGTGCGGTAGCTGGTATGGCAGTTCCGATGGTGTTGTCGTGCGACCTGCGTTTCATGGCCGATGAAGCCGTGATTGTGACGGCGTTTGTACAGCGGGGCCTAATCGCCGAGTTTGGTACTAGCTGGCTGTTGGCGCGCCAGGTGGGACCGGCCCATGCCTTAGACATGTTGTTTTCGTCGCGCAAGGTTGACGGTCAAGAAGCGGCTCGCATGGGTTTTGTGAACCGCTCAATGCCACTCGAAGAGCTAATGCCTTATGTGCGTGATTATGTGTCCGGTCTGGCTCGGATGTCGTCGCCTAGTTCTATGGCGGTGATGAAACGCCAGGTATATTCCCAGCTCCACGACGGTTTGGGCGCCGCGGAACGCGAGTCGTTGGCGTTGATGGCGCAAAGTTTCCGTCGCCCCGATTTCGCGGAAGGGGTTAAATCGTTCTTAGAACAGCGCGAGCCGCAGTTCAACCGTTTGCCGGTGGCCGAGGGTTAG
- a CDS encoding SDR family oxidoreductase yields MEIAGSNIVITGAANGIGAALAKRFAALGATTLVLGDIAENALDEVKSQLDSTGTTVVTQRCDVANEADVIALIRAAEAVGPVDLVCSNAGIFIGGGVEVADDDWQRIIDINLMAHIYAARAALPAMIERGSGYLLNTASAAGLLSQIGSAPYAVTKHAAVALAEWLSITHGGQGIKVSVLAPQAVRTNMTAGSEGGGVAGVDGMLEADQVAQIVAEGLREETFLILPHPEVAGYMQRKASDYNRWLAGMRRLQDRFRG; encoded by the coding sequence ATGGAGATAGCCGGTTCAAACATTGTTATTACCGGAGCTGCCAACGGCATTGGCGCAGCTCTAGCGAAGCGTTTCGCCGCGCTTGGGGCCACCACGTTGGTTCTAGGCGATATTGCCGAAAATGCTCTGGATGAGGTGAAGTCGCAGTTGGACAGCACGGGCACCACGGTTGTAACCCAACGTTGCGATGTCGCTAATGAAGCCGATGTTATTGCCCTCATTCGGGCCGCTGAGGCGGTTGGACCGGTTGATTTGGTGTGTTCAAACGCCGGTATTTTCATCGGTGGTGGGGTGGAAGTGGCGGATGACGACTGGCAGAGAATTATTGACATTAACCTCATGGCCCACATTTACGCTGCTCGGGCGGCGCTGCCAGCCATGATCGAACGGGGTTCGGGCTATTTGCTCAACACCGCCTCCGCGGCTGGGTTGTTAAGCCAGATCGGTTCAGCCCCCTACGCTGTCACCAAACACGCGGCCGTGGCCTTGGCCGAATGGCTTTCAATTACTCATGGTGGCCAGGGCATAAAGGTTTCGGTGTTGGCACCACAAGCAGTTCGTACCAACATGACCGCCGGGTCAGAAGGTGGAGGTGTCGCGGGCGTCGATGGAATGTTGGAAGCCGACCAGGTGGCCCAGATCGTGGCCGAGGGTCTGCGCGAGGAGACGTTCTTGATTCTCCCCCACCCCGAGGTAGCTGGTTATATGCAACGCAAAGCTTCTGACTACAACCGCTGGTTGGCAGGCATGCGTCGGCTGCAAGATCGTTTCCGAGGCTAA
- a CDS encoding phosphatase PAP2 family protein, translating into MSKFFRSRSRQSSIGALVERIHNTDDLVDQWWENIRGVAPIDRLYYSASALGDWSLIWHLAGTAQGVLDHERGWHRATRLAAALGVESALVNGAVKSLFRRTRPVASALRPYKLRIPVTSSFPSGHASSAFMAARLLSDQNHQAPLWYALAALVSTSRVHVRIHHASDVLAGAALGVLLGEVAVRIAPLPALDSPGS; encoded by the coding sequence ATGTCCAAGTTTTTTCGTTCTCGTTCTCGCCAATCTTCTATTGGCGCGCTAGTTGAACGTATCCATAACACCGACGATTTGGTCGACCAATGGTGGGAGAACATTCGGGGGGTAGCCCCAATCGATCGGCTTTATTATTCGGCTTCGGCACTTGGTGATTGGAGCCTTATTTGGCACCTAGCCGGTACGGCGCAAGGTGTGTTAGACCACGAGCGAGGTTGGCACCGCGCCACTCGTCTAGCAGCTGCGCTAGGCGTTGAGTCGGCCCTGGTAAATGGCGCCGTGAAGTCGCTGTTTCGGCGGACACGTCCGGTGGCCAGCGCGCTTCGTCCTTACAAACTACGAATTCCGGTGACCTCAAGTTTTCCCAGCGGCCATGCCAGTTCCGCCTTTATGGCCGCACGTCTATTGTCAGACCAAAATCATCAAGCCCCGTTGTGGTACGCACTGGCAGCTTTGGTATCGACTAGCCGCGTTCATGTGCGCATTCACCATGCATCTGACGTCTTAGCCGGTGCAGCACTTGGGGTTCTATTGGGTGAAGTTGCGGTGCGAATAGCACCTCTACCAGCGCTTGATTCGCCGGGATCATAA
- a CDS encoding AMP-binding protein — translation MGTNALTTWNFADVWETIANVAGDRLALAHADTHRSWKEMDERANGFANALLSLGVNEQDKVAQYLYNCAEYMESQFGIFKAGLVPVNTNYRYMDEELVYLWDNSDTVAVVFHGVFSERIEAVRDRVPGVKGWFWVDDGHGSCPDWATPYEDAATSHPERVTAPWGRKGEHILMLYTGGTTGMPKGVMWQQEDLISRLGSPNNAVLAGEPDYEAFAASLPDPGLVTLPACPIMHGTGWFSALIGLLTGGAVVTLAGRSYDVVEMLDTIEREGVNGVAVVGDVFTKPMVAALDSSPNKWDITSLKMMNSSGVMWSESVKQGLLKHHPDMILVDAFSSSEALGMGQSISGGGMAAKTAKFDLGTEARVIDDNGQDVKPGSGEIGRVAVGGLQPLGYYKDEKKTAETFITIDGQRYSMPGDYATVEADGTLTLLGRGSVCINTGGEKVFPEEVEEVLKTHPGVSDAVAVGVPDEKFGQVVTAVVEAKDGTQASADELINHVKSQLAGYKAPKHVVMVDTIGRAVNGKVDYKRLTTLARDELGL, via the coding sequence ATGGGGACTAACGCTTTAACTACTTGGAATTTTGCTGACGTTTGGGAGACCATCGCCAACGTGGCCGGAGATCGCCTGGCCCTGGCGCACGCCGATACCCATCGCAGCTGGAAAGAAATGGATGAACGGGCGAACGGCTTCGCCAATGCCTTGTTGAGCTTGGGTGTAAACGAGCAAGACAAGGTGGCGCAATATCTTTATAACTGTGCCGAATATATGGAATCACAGTTCGGAATATTTAAAGCTGGGCTAGTTCCGGTCAACACCAATTACCGCTATATGGATGAAGAGCTGGTATATCTTTGGGATAACTCGGACACCGTGGCGGTTGTTTTCCACGGGGTGTTCTCGGAACGGATTGAAGCCGTTCGTGATCGGGTACCAGGGGTAAAGGGTTGGTTCTGGGTTGACGATGGGCACGGTAGCTGCCCGGATTGGGCCACTCCCTATGAAGATGCGGCGACTTCCCATCCCGAACGTGTAACTGCACCATGGGGTCGTAAAGGTGAGCACATTTTGATGCTCTACACCGGGGGCACCACAGGAATGCCCAAGGGCGTTATGTGGCAACAAGAAGATCTCATTTCACGTCTGGGAAGCCCCAACAATGCGGTTTTGGCTGGCGAACCCGACTACGAAGCTTTCGCTGCTAGCCTGCCAGACCCTGGTTTAGTCACATTGCCCGCATGTCCGATTATGCATGGCACCGGCTGGTTTAGCGCCTTGATTGGCCTGCTCACCGGCGGCGCGGTGGTTACGCTCGCCGGTCGTTCCTATGACGTGGTAGAAATGCTCGACACCATTGAGCGTGAAGGCGTGAACGGTGTGGCGGTAGTTGGAGACGTGTTCACCAAGCCCATGGTGGCAGCCCTCGACTCTTCCCCCAACAAGTGGGACATTACCAGTTTGAAGATGATGAACTCCTCGGGTGTCATGTGGAGCGAAAGCGTTAAGCAAGGTCTTCTCAAACATCATCCTGACATGATCTTGGTTGACGCTTTTTCTTCGTCGGAAGCCTTAGGCATGGGTCAGTCAATCTCGGGTGGAGGAATGGCCGCCAAGACCGCCAAATTTGACCTTGGAACCGAAGCTCGAGTGATCGATGACAACGGCCAAGACGTAAAACCAGGTTCCGGCGAAATCGGCCGTGTAGCGGTGGGTGGGCTACAACCCCTTGGCTATTACAAAGATGAAAAGAAGACCGCCGAAACCTTCATCACTATCGACGGCCAGCGCTATTCCATGCCGGGTGACTACGCCACGGTAGAAGCCGACGGTACGCTCACCCTCTTAGGTCGCGGCTCGGTGTGCATTAACACCGGTGGTGAGAAGGTGTTCCCTGAAGAGGTGGAAGAGGTTCTGAAAACCCATCCCGGGGTGTCAGACGCGGTAGCCGTGGGCGTGCCCGATGAGAAATTCGGCCAAGTTGTAACAGCCGTGGTGGAAGCTAAAGATGGCACTCAAGCCTCGGCCGACGAACTAATCAACCACGTAAAATCGCAGCTCGCTGGTTATAAGGCACCAAAACATGTGGTCATGGTTGACACCATTGGTCGTGCTGTAAACGGCAAGGTCGACTACAAGCGCCTAACAACGTTGGCCCGCGACGAACTGGGCTTATAA
- a CDS encoding DUF2207 domain-containing protein, whose translation MIIPGWIFPPSRSVSKFSQAQTRSWSVVYRLMGALAATLVAIMALAPAASAEDRTFSIEEIHVVATLLPNGLVDVREFVTYEFKGANSSPFSVGSRDFVTASSGISSAPSGTISNVSAYRDGEALEILVANQNLIEWDIYPARSGIHTYELRYTLADAVTVGSDVVEFYRQWVGPTSPTVHKWSAEISVPGGADGVLVWGHGPLDGTIFPEGSGAVANIAEGSRSGEFIETRLAIPVDRFQLEPGSEELLPNILAEEETWANEANARRQAVIDAENRRAKIEEGLNWAIGPILLWAAGGFYLIWNRWGRDPKKPDDIGDYWREVPDDPPAVAQAFLSWGSVSADGYSATVLDLARRGYMRIEEETVERKLLKDRVEHRFVRLNDPPNDQLNNFERDTLGWLFKYSPVITQEELVKQNRKHQTAAASFWKTFQSNVSSNLKGRNYTQSGKGWAFFWHFVIVAGLIGIAFIALLNEAWLPMILAAVAAVVLIPLALLHRARTPAGTRRLAEWTGLRRFMKDFSRLDEAPVGHLALWEHYLVAAVALGVADDLIKGLTVQFPELMDANSATTFAPWYVASATSGNRFSNFGSFASQVGSSSVSSFTPQSSGSGSGGGFSGGGGGGGGGGGGFGAR comes from the coding sequence GTGATAATTCCTGGCTGGATCTTCCCACCCTCTCGTTCGGTTTCAAAATTCTCGCAAGCTCAGACCAGATCATGGTCGGTGGTCTATCGACTGATGGGCGCTTTGGCGGCCACGTTGGTCGCCATCATGGCTTTGGCACCGGCGGCATCGGCCGAAGATCGTACTTTTTCGATTGAAGAAATTCATGTCGTCGCGACGTTGTTGCCCAACGGTTTGGTCGACGTTCGCGAGTTCGTGACCTACGAGTTCAAAGGCGCTAACAGCTCACCCTTTAGCGTGGGTTCTCGTGATTTTGTGACCGCCAGTTCGGGAATCAGCTCGGCACCAAGTGGAACTATTTCCAATGTAAGTGCCTACCGCGATGGCGAAGCACTGGAGATTTTGGTGGCGAACCAGAACCTGATCGAATGGGACATTTACCCAGCTCGAAGCGGAATTCACACCTACGAACTGCGTTACACCTTGGCCGACGCTGTGACGGTAGGTAGTGATGTGGTGGAGTTCTACCGCCAGTGGGTGGGGCCAACGTCGCCCACCGTGCATAAATGGTCGGCCGAAATCAGTGTGCCGGGAGGCGCTGATGGGGTTTTGGTGTGGGGACACGGGCCGCTCGATGGAACAATTTTCCCTGAAGGTTCCGGTGCGGTAGCCAACATTGCCGAAGGCTCACGCTCCGGTGAATTTATCGAAACCCGCTTGGCAATACCGGTTGATCGTTTCCAACTAGAGCCAGGCAGCGAAGAATTACTCCCCAATATTTTGGCTGAAGAAGAAACATGGGCGAATGAGGCTAATGCCCGTCGCCAGGCCGTTATTGACGCTGAGAATCGACGGGCCAAAATTGAGGAAGGCCTGAATTGGGCCATTGGACCGATTCTGTTGTGGGCCGCTGGCGGTTTCTATCTAATTTGGAACCGGTGGGGCCGCGATCCTAAAAAACCAGATGACATTGGTGATTATTGGCGCGAAGTACCCGATGACCCGCCCGCGGTAGCCCAAGCGTTCTTATCGTGGGGCTCGGTTAGCGCCGATGGCTATTCGGCCACGGTATTGGATTTAGCTCGCCGCGGTTATATGCGTATTGAAGAGGAAACGGTTGAACGCAAGCTGCTTAAAGATCGGGTTGAGCACCGTTTCGTACGTCTCAATGATCCACCAAATGACCAACTAAACAACTTTGAACGTGACACTTTGGGATGGCTATTTAAGTACTCACCGGTGATCACTCAAGAGGAGCTGGTGAAACAGAACCGCAAACATCAAACGGCGGCGGCCAGTTTCTGGAAAACGTTCCAAAGCAATGTCAGCAGTAACCTTAAGGGCCGCAATTACACCCAAAGCGGAAAAGGTTGGGCTTTCTTTTGGCATTTCGTGATTGTGGCTGGATTGATTGGCATTGCCTTTATTGCGCTGTTGAACGAGGCTTGGCTTCCCATGATTTTGGCGGCAGTGGCAGCAGTAGTGCTGATCCCACTGGCACTTCTACACCGAGCCCGTACCCCGGCGGGAACACGACGCCTGGCGGAATGGACCGGACTGCGCCGTTTCATGAAAGACTTTTCTCGTCTAGATGAAGCTCCGGTTGGTCACCTGGCACTGTGGGAGCATTATCTGGTGGCAGCGGTGGCATTAGGCGTCGCCGATGACCTAATTAAAGGCTTAACGGTTCAATTCCCCGAGCTTATGGACGCTAATTCTGCCACGACTTTTGCTCCCTGGTATGTGGCCAGCGCCACTAGCGGTAACCGATTCTCAAACTTCGGTTCTTTCGCTTCCCAGGTGGGGTCATCATCGGTTTCAAGCTTCACCCCACAATCGAGCGGTTCTGGCTCGGGCGGTGGTTTTTCTGGTGGCGGTGGAGGCGGCGGCGGTGGGGGCGGCGGCTTCGGTGCCCGCTAG